The following coding sequences are from one Salvia hispanica cultivar TCC Black 2014 chromosome 3, UniMelb_Shisp_WGS_1.0, whole genome shotgun sequence window:
- the LOC125213153 gene encoding biotin carboxylase 1, chloroplastic-like: MDSAAMTFCSNSVCSRPGLFMEATPGIRSSQCSFMAGNRVNFPRQRVQASRGGTKSGKRGGALAATCRGDKILVANRGEIAVRVIRTAHEMGIPCVAVYSTIDKDALHVKLADEAVCIGEAPSSQSYLVIPNVLSAAISRDCTMLHPGYGFLSENAVFVDMCREHGINFIGPNPDSIRVMGDKSTARETMKNAGVPTVPGSDGLLKSTEDAIKLADEIGYPVMIKATAGGGGRGMRLAKERDEFVKLMQQAKSEAAAAFGNDGVYLEKYIQNPRHIEFQVLADKFGNVVHFGERDCSIQRRNQKLLEEAPSPALTPELRKAMGDAAVAAAASIGYIGVGTVEFLLDERGSFYFMEMNTRIQVEHPVTEMISSVDLIEEQISVARGEKLRYAQDDIVLRGHSIECRINAEDAFKNFRPGPGRITTYLPAGGPFVRMDSHVYPDYVVPPSYDSLLGKLIVWGPTRERAIERMKRALNDTIITGVPTTIDYHKLILEVEDFKTGKVDTAFIPKHEEELTAPYPDEPATSRKELINAASS; the protein is encoded by the exons ATGGACTCTGCGGCCATGACATTTTGCAGCAATTCCGTCTGCTCGCGTCCC GGCTTATTCATGGAGGCTACACCCGGAATCAGGAGCTCCCAGTGTAGCTTCATGGCAGGGAATAGGGTTAATTTCCCTCGTCAGAGAGTCCAGGCTTCTCGAGGTGGTACTAAATCTGGAAAGCGTGGTGGAGCGCTTGCTGCTACTTGCCGTGGTGATAAAATTCTAGTGGCTAACCGTGGAGAGATTGCTGTCCGTGTCATTCGGACAGCCCATGAAATGGGAATCCCTTGTGTGGCGGTTTACTCAACAATCGATAAAGATGCTCTTCATGTGAAACTTGCTGATGAGGCTGTTTGCATTGGTGAAGCACCGAGCAGTCAATC tTACTTGGTGATTCCAAATGTCTTATCTGCTGCCATCAGCCGTGATTGTACTATGCTGCATCCCGGATACGGGTTCCTTTCTGAGAATGCTGTTTTTGTTGACATGTGCCGAGAGCATGGAATCAACTTTATTGGACCAAAT CCTGACAGCATTCGGGTAATGGGTGACAAGTCAACTGCCAGAGAAACGATGAAGAATGCTGGAGTTCCAACTGTCCCTGGAAGTGATGGGTTGTTAAAG AGTACTGAAGATGCAATTAAACTTGCAGATGAGATCGGCTATCCTGTCATGATAAAG GCTACGGCAGGTGGAGGAGGACGCGGAATGCGCCTTGCGAAAGAGCGCGATGAGTTTGTGAAGTTGATGCAG CAAGCCAAAAGTGAAGCTGCAGCTGCATTTGGTAACGATGGTGTGTACCTCGAGAAATATATCCAAAATCCAAGGCATATTGAGTTTCAG GTTTTGGCTGACAAATTCGGTAACGTCGTACACTTTGGGGAGCGTGATTGTAGCATCCAG AGGAGAAATCAGAAATTGCTTGAAGAAGCACCTTCTCCTGCATTGACACCGGAGCTTCGGAAAGCCATGGGTGACGCGGCAGTTGCAGCAGCTGCATCCATAGGCTACATAGGAGTCGGTACAGTCGAATTCCTTTTGGATGAAAGAGGCTCATTTTACTTCATGGAGATGAACACTAGGATCCAG GTCGAGCACCCCGTCACTGAAATGATATCCTCTGTTGACTTAATCGAAGAGCAGATCAGTGTTGCACGTGGTGAGAAGCTCCGATACGCACAG GATGACATTGTGCTCCGTGGACATTCAATAGAATGTCGTATTAATGCAGAAGACGctttcaaaaatttcagaCCCGGACCAG GGAGAATAACTACTTATTTGCCCGCTGGAGGTCCGTTTGTGCGAATGGACAGCCATGTTTACCCGGATTATGTAGTTCCACCGAGCTATGATTCCCTTCTAGGAAAG CTTATTGTCTGGGGTCCGACGAGGGAAAGGGCAATCGAGCGCATGAAAAGGGCTCTTAACGACACTATCATTACAG GTGTTCCAACAACGATCGATTACCATAAGCTGATCCTAgaagtagag GACTTTAAAACTGGGAAGGTGGACACTGCTTTCATCCCAAAACACGAAGAAGAGCTCACTGCT CCGTACCCGGATGAGCCTGCAACGAGCCGGAAAGAGTTGATCAACGCAGCTTCTTCGTAA
- the LOC125213154 gene encoding calumenin-B-like: protein MGKHNLLIYTTIALGLLFLVSRSPQKSQPQEPHHRRRLKVRSHFPFSPPSDPHRHHDPPPAFDPLVAEIELAREDRQWENLYYQTHHDSDADSAAESEASPPEHPEPHPEDHESHPEWEDFADAEDFLNDAERFNVTNRLMLLFPRIDVDPTDGFASEFELTQWSLQLSRKEAMHRSQREMDTHDKDRDGFITFAEYEAPSWVRNADNTSFGYDFGWWKEDHFNASDADGDGRLNITEFNDFLHPADTTNSKLILWLCKEEIRERDRDKDGKVNFEEFFHGIYELVRNYVEPHDTDEHESDDSQEASAKMLFALLDKDGDGHLSDVELLPIIEKLHPPEHYYAKQQTKHILHQADGDKDGRLSLAEMIQSPYVFYTGVFNEDEDNGDYEVHDEFR, encoded by the exons ATGGGAAAACACAATCTCCTAATCTACACCACGATCGCCCTCGGCCTCCTCTTCCTCGTCTCCCGCTCCCCCCAAAAATCCCAGCCCCAGGAGccccaccaccgccgccgcctcaAAGTCCGCTCTCACTTCCCCTTCTCCCCTCCCTCCGATCCCCATCGCCACCACGACCCCCCTCCCGCCTTCGACCCCCTCGTCGCCGAGATCGAGCTCGCCCGCGAGGACCGCCAATGGGAGAACCTCTACTACCAAACGCACCACGATTCCGATGCCGATTCCGCCGCCGAATCGGAGGCATCGCCGCCGGAGCATCCGGAGCCGCATCCGGAGGATCACGAGTCGCACCCGGAGTGGGAGGATTTCGCCGACGCCGAGGACTTCCTGAACGACGCGGAGCGCTTCAATGTCACCAATAGGCTGATGCTCCTCTTCCCCAGGATCGACGTGGACCCCACCGACGGATTCGCCAGCGAATTCGAGCTGACTCAGTGGAGCTTGCAGCTGAGCCGGAAGGAGGCGATGCATCGGAGCCAGAGGGAGATGGACACTCACGACAAAGATAGAGATGGATTCATCACTTTTGCTGAGTATGAGGCTCCTAGCTGGGTTAGAAATGCCG ATAACACTTCATTTGGATATGATTTTGGCTGGTGGAAGGAGGATCATTTCAATGCATCTGATGCTGATGGCGATGGTCGTTTGAATATCACAGAATTTAATGA ctTTCTTCATCCAGCTGATACCACCAATTCCAAGTTGATTCTTTGGTTGTGCAAGGAAGAAATAAG GGAAAGGGATAGAGACAAGGATGGTAAGGTCAATTTTGAAGAGTTTTTCCATGGGATATATGAGTTGGTTAGAAATTATGTGGAGCCACACGATACCGATGAGCATGAGTCTGATGATTCACAAGAGGCCTCAGCCAAGATGCTGTTTGCCCTGCTTGATAAGGACGGTGATGG ACATTTGTCCGATGTAGAATTACTACCCATTATTGAAAAGCTCCACCCACCGGAGCATTACTATGCTAAACAGCAGACAAAACATATATTGCACCAG GCTGACGGAGACAAGGATGGACGTCTGAGCTTAGCAGAGATGATTCAGAGTCCATATGTTTTCTATACTGGCGTCTTTAATGAGGATGAAGACAATGGTGATTATGAAGTGCATGATGAGTTCCGTTAG
- the LOC125215270 gene encoding uncharacterized protein LOC125215270, whose product MAPPSPTTPRPADHLNLESLLSSARPFLRGELHAVDENLPRLVSVLQAAGAGECWHKHGSFLDHLIGVYRILKLWNAPDAVCLCGLFHSAYSNSYVNLAIFPPSSTGRDTVRGHVGAAAERLIHLFCVVPRQSLIHDLLLFRYADSELIEHLRSSEISIEKLRGGGEVGDDEIWRSKLRSICPAEGMTVKHIKTGEDLVISRRLVATFLMMTIADFSDQLFSFQDGLFDNRDGKLEFFGNSVLTSLWPGDGRPGLWMNSASRMAAIYTLLVREEEIYLKNAENHADRDGDLELVVPPVFDNCRKVVDPEEQIAARDLYWKAVCGAAEMGVDKAEEMLVESVARNPFVGEGYVVLAQIYLGKGEFEAAEEAAERGLRLLVDWGSPWDKRMTWQGWVAWGRVLLMKAKEKSWPETAWGILNLGLVA is encoded by the coding sequence ATGGCGCCGCCGTCCCCCACCACTCCCCGCCCCGCCGACCACCTCAACCTCGAATCGCTCCTCTCCTCCGCCCGCCCCTTCCTCCGCGGCGAGCTCCACGCCGTCGACGAAAACCTACCCCGCCTCGTCTCCGTCCTCCAAgccgccggcgccggcgagTGCTGGCACAAGCACGGCAGCTTCCTCGACCACCTAATCGGCGTCTACCGCATCCTCAAGCTCTGGAACGCTCCCGACGCCGTCTGCCTCTGCGGCCTCTTCCACTCCGCCTACTCCAACTCCTACGTCAACCTCGCCATCTTCCCGCCCTCCTCCACCGGCCGCGACACCGTCCGCGGCCACGTCGGCGCCGCCGCCGAGCGCCTCATCCACCTCTTCTGCGTCGTTCCTCGCCAGTCTCTCATCCACGACCTCCTCCTCTTCAGGTACGCCGATTCCGAGCTGATCGAGCACCTCCGATCGTCGGAGATCTCGATCGAGAAGCTCCGCGGAGGCGGAGAGGTCGGAGATGACGAGATCTGGCGGAGTAAGCTCCGATCGATCTGTCCGGCGGAGGGGATGACGGTGAAGCACATCAAAACCGGCGAGGATTTGGTGATTTCGCGGCGGCTGGTGGCGACTTTCCTCATGATGACGATCGCCGATTTCAGCGATCAGCTCTTCAGCTTCCAGGACGGTTTATTCGATAACCGCGACGGCAAGCTCGAATTCTTCGGCAACAGCGTTCTCACCTCGTTATGGCCAGGCGACGGCAGGCCAGGGCTGTGGATGAACTCCGCCTCGAGAATGGCGGCGATCTACACTCTGTTGGTGAGAGAAGAGGAGATCTACCTCAAAAACGCTGAGAATCACGCGGATAGAGACGGAGATCTGGAGCTGGTGGTGCCGCCGGTGTTCGATAATTGCAGGAAAGTTGTGGATCCGGAGGAGCAGATCGCGGCGAGGGATCTGTACTGGAAGGCGGTGTGCGGCGCGGCGGAGATGGGAGTGGATAAGGCAGAGGAGATGCTGGTGGAGAGCGTGGCGAGGAATCCGTTTGTGGGGGAAGGGTATGTGGTGTTGGCGCAGATATATTTGGGGAAAGGGGAGTTcgaggcggcggaggaggcggcggagaGGGGGCTGAGGTTGCTGGTGGACTGGGGGAGTCCGTGGGATAAGaggatgacgtggcaggggtgGGTGGCGTGGGGTAGGGTGCTGCTCATGAAGGCCAAGGAGAAGTCGTGGCCGGAAACCGCATGGGGTATTCTCAATTTGGGACTTGTTGCGTGA
- the LOC125214992 gene encoding protease 2, whose translation MSGLNQLPFHMLSLSISTLQTRAALSSLRTLRLFTNNNFFKSSSPSRRRSSNRGISSSSSSSRMEPPKTKKVKHEMEMFGDVRVDNYYWLRDDSRSDPEVLEHLRRENAYVDHIMSGTKKLEDQIYSEIRGRVKEDDISAPLRRGPYYYYKRTLEGKEYTQHCRRLVANTNAPTSVHDTMSTGSDAPPEHVILDENVKAQQHGFYIIGAFKVSPNNKLVAYAEDTKGDEIYTVYVIDAESRTPVGKPLSGVTSDIEWAGDDALVYTTRDEILRPDKVWLHNLGTEQSLDHCLYHEKDDMFSLNLASSESKKFLFVESESKTTKFVFYLDVSKPEGGLIVLTPRLNGIDTSASHRGNHFFIKRRSDECFNSEILACPLDNTSAATVILPHRPSVNIQDMQLFADHLVVYERENGLPKITIYRLPSVGEPLEKLQGGRTVDFIDPIYSVDPSESQFSSNILRYRYSSMRTPPSVYDYDMDSGISVLKKIETVLGGFDSTNYITERQWATAGDGTQIPISIVYRKDLVKLDGSDPLLLYGYGSYEICVDPYFKASRLSLLDRGFIFAVAHVRGGGEMGRPWYENGKLLKKKNTFTDFISCAEYLIEKKYSSKEKLCIEGRSAGGLLIGAVINMRPDLFKAAVGGVAFVDVLTTMLDPTIPLTTSEWEEWGDPRKEEFYFYMKSYSPVDNIKAQDYPAILFTAGLNDTRVMYSEPAKFVAKLRDFKTDDNVLLFKCELGAGHFSKSGRFEKLQEDAFTFTFILQALDMIPSPAL comes from the exons ATGAGCGGACTTAATCAGCTGCCGTTTCACATGTTATCACTCTCAATCTCAACACTCCAAACCAGAGCTGCACTCTCTTCGCTCAGAACACTTCGCCTCTTCACCAACAACAACTTCTTCAAATCCTCATCTCCTTCGCGGAGGAGAAGCTCGAACCGCGGaatttcttcctcctcctcgtcgTCGAGAATGGAGCCTCCGAAGACTAAGAAAGTGAAGCACGAGATGGAGATGTTTGGCGACGTCAGAGTCGACAATTACTACTGGCTTCGCGACGATTCTCGATCCGATCCCGAAGTTTTGGAGCATCTTCGTCGGGAGAATGCCTATGTGGACCACATCATGTCTG GAACCAAAAAATTAGAAGATCAGATCTATAGTGAGATAAGAGGCCGCGTGAAGGAGGATGACATATCAGCGCCTTTACGCAGGGGACcctattattactataaacgCACCTTGGAGGGCAAAGAATATACCCAACACTGCCGCCGCCTTGTGGCTAATACTAATGCACCGACATCTGTTCATGACACCATGTCAACTGGATCCGATGCCCCTCCAGAGCATGTCATTCTTGATGAAAATGTTAAAGCTCAACAACATGGATTTTACATTATTGGTGCTTTCAAG GTTAGTCCAAACAATAAACTGGTAGCTTATGCAGAAGATACTAAAGGTGACGAAATTTACACAGTTTATGTCATTGATGCCGAGTCACGAACACCAGTAGGGAAGCCTTTGTCTGGAGTTACCTCAGATATTGAATGGGCCGGTGATGATGCTTTAGTCTACACAACTAGAGATGAGATCCTCCGGCCTGACAAG GTATGGTTGCATAATCTGGGGACTGAACAATCTCTGGACCATTGCCTTTATCATGAAAAGGATGACATGTTTTCTCTTAATCTTGCTTCTTCCGAGAGCAAGAAGTTCCTATTTGTTGAATCTGAGAGCAAAACTACAAAGTTCGTCTTTTACCTTGATGTCTCGAAGCCTGAAGGTGGGCTAATTGTCTTGACACCCCGGTTGAATGGCATAGACACATCAGCAAGTCATCGTGggaatcattttttcattaagAGAAGAAGTGACGAGTGTTTCAATTCTGAAATACTTGCTTGTCCGCTAGATAATACCTCAGCTGCCACAGTCATCCTACCTCACCGGCCTAG TGTAAATATTCAGGACATGCAACTATTTGCGGATCATCTTGTGGTTTATGAGCGTGAAAATGGTTTGCCCAAGATAACAATATATCGCCTTCCATCTGTCGGAGAGCCACTGGAAAAACTTCAAGGTGGCCGGACAGTGGATTTTATTGATCCTATATATTCAGTGGATCCTTCGGAGTCACAGTTCTCTTCTAACATTTTGAGATATCGTTATAGCTCAATGAGGACACCTCCTTCGGTCTATGATTATGATATGGACTCTGGGATTTCAGTCCTCAAGAAGATTGAAACT GTCTTGGGAGGCTTTGATTCTACCAACTACATAACTGAAAGACAGTGGGCTACTGCAGGCGATGGCACTCAAATACCCATTTCAATTGTTTATAGAAAAGATCTAGTGAAGCTTGATGGTTCAGATCCATTACTTCTATATGGTTATGGTTCCTATGAG ATATGCGTAGATCCGTATTTCAAGGCGTCAAGGTTGTCTTTGTTAGACAGGGGCTTCATTTTTGCTGTTGCCCACGTTCGTGGAGGGGGTGAAATGGGGAGACCGTGGtatgaaaatggaaaactgcttaagaaaaagaatacatTCACGGATTTTATTTCTTGTGCTGAATATTTGATAGAAAAGAAGTACTCTTCGAAGGAAAAACTTTGCATCGAGGGAAGAAGTGCTGGTGGCTTGCTAATTGGTGCTGTTATTAACATGCGGCCTGATTTATTTAAGGCTGCTGTGGGTGGGGTGGCTTTTGTTGATGTATTGACTACTATGCTTGATCCGACAATCCCTCTTACAACTTCAGAGTGGGAG GAATGGGGTGATCCTCGAAAAGAAGAGTTTTACTTTTACATGAAGTCATACTCCCCGGTTGATAAT ATTAAAGCACAAGATTATCCAGCTATTCTATTTACCGCCGGATTAAATG ATACACGTGTCATGTACTCCGAACCTGCTAAGTTTGTGGCAAAGTTGAGAGATTTCAAGACTGATGATAACGTTCTACTCTTTAAATGCGAACTCGGTGCAGGGCACTTTTCGAAGTCAGGAAG GTTCGAGAAACTCCAGGAAGATGCTTTCACATTTACGTTTATATTACAGGCCCTAGACATGATTCCTTCACCCGCTTTATAA